One window of the Lytechinus pictus isolate F3 Inbred chromosome 5, Lp3.0, whole genome shotgun sequence genome contains the following:
- the LOC129261995 gene encoding probable protein phosphatase 2C T23F11.1, producing MEDAHTMILSIDGENDSFFAVYDGHGGAKVARYAGEHLHRKLTNQPTYKTGNIHLAIKESFLNLDEDMLKDETMKDEPAGTTALVAVLKNNKVYCGNVGDSRCVMSICGHAKPLSFDHKPGNENESRRIIAAGGWVEFDRVNGNLALSRALGDFVFKRNTRKPPEEQIVTALPDVTETEINSDCEFLLLACDGIWDVLTNQEVVDFVRTRIANKMDEGQICEELMNRCLAPDCSMGGLGCDNMTVVLVSLLQGKSYDELSAKCAKPKSDKCPFEME from the exons ATGGAAGATGCACACACAATGATACTAAGTATTGATGGAGAGAACGATTCTTTCTTTGCAGTTTATGATGGACATGGAG GAGCAAAGGTAGCACGATATGCTGGAGAGCACCTGCATCGAAAGCTCACCAACCAACCAACATACAAGACTGGAAACATCCACTTAGCAATCAAGGAATCATTCTTAAACTTAGATGAAGATATGCTAAAAG ATGAAACAATGAAAGATGAACCAGCTGGTACAACAGCTCTAGTCGCTgtgttgaaaaataataaagtttatTGT GGAAATGTAGGTGATTCGCGTTGCGTGATGAGTATCTGTGGTCATGCGAAGCCTCTGTCGTTTGACCACAAACCGGGCAATGAGAACGAGAGTAGGAGAATAATCGCAGCTGGTGGATGGGTAGAATTTGATAGAGTAAATG GAAACCTTGCATTATCAAGAGCATTAGGAGATTTTGTCTTCAAAAGGAATACGAGGAAACCGCCAGAGGAACAGATAGTGACGG CCTTACCCGATGTAACCGAAACAGAAATCAATTCTGATTGCGAGTTCTTATTATTAGCATGTGATGGTATCTGGGATGTGCTCACTAATCAGGAAGTAGTGGACTTTGTACGAACCAGGATAGCAAACAAAATGGATGAAGGACAG ATATGCGAAGAATTAATGAACAGATGTCTGGCTCCGGATTGCTCGATGGGCGGGCTTGGCTGCGATAACATGACCGTGGTCCTGGTTAGCTTGCTTCAAGGAAAATCATACGATGAACTCAGTGCCAAGTGCGCGAAACCAAAGTCAGACAAGTGTCCGTTTGAGATGGAGTAA